From a region of the Thermodesulfovibrio thiophilus DSM 17215 genome:
- the amrA gene encoding AmmeMemoRadiSam system protein A, producing MHPYVKLAKKTVEEYVKMGKISPIPEKIPADMQKKAGVFVSIKKKGQLRGCIGTFLPATENIYTEIVRNAIAAATEDPRFPPVDSTELDELEYSVDILSHPEPVQSMDELDPKKYGIIVVKGWRKGLLLPDIEGVDTVDEQLRITKLKAGINPYDADVEIYKFKVERYK from the coding sequence ATGCATCCATATGTAAAACTTGCAAAGAAAACTGTAGAAGAATATGTAAAAATGGGGAAAATATCTCCAATTCCTGAAAAAATTCCAGCTGACATGCAAAAAAAAGCAGGAGTATTTGTTTCAATCAAGAAAAAAGGTCAACTTCGTGGATGTATAGGAACATTCTTGCCTGCTACTGAAAATATATATACAGAAATAGTGCGTAATGCTATAGCTGCAGCAACAGAAGACCCTCGTTTTCCTCCTGTAGATTCAACTGAACTTGATGAATTAGAGTATTCAGTTGATATTCTTAGTCATCCAGAACCTGTACAGAGCATGGATGAGCTTGATCCAAAAAAATATGGAATAATTGTTGTAAAAGGATGGCGTAAAGGTTTACTACTTCCAGACATCGAGGGAGTTGATACAGTAGACGAACAACTCAGGATTACCAAGTTAAAAGCAGGCATTAATCCATACGATGCTGATGTTGAAATTTACAAATTTAAGGTAGAAAGATATAAATAA
- the feoB gene encoding ferrous iron transport protein B gives MKIAFIGQPNAGKSTIFNGLAGYKTVTANFPGQTVNYTVSTVKLGDEVFEIVDLPGIYSLTAIDMAELESRKYILSGQADVVINVIDASTLSRSLELTLQLAELQVPMVICLNMMDEARRKGIEINKEKLSQIFGVPVIETVANKGIGLDKIFSSAKEAYYKKLIPKIQLFHKDIEEKIEEIEKMMPTELVKNIPGRYISLKLLEGDQEIFKEIRNYPEFFNKIKQIREEIKKTHGRHTDSVISSERHALTMNIFEEVSKVGEPSKSLRENVDDILTNKYFGYPLLLIIVFGIFFIVFEIGRIVEDPLVGIFDSMIEKLPGFLENDSLIFFIFKGLLEGFSGGLGVAIPYLIPFFIGLTILEDIGYLPRMAFLMDTIMHRIGLHGKSILPFVISYGCNVPGVMGTRILESPRDRFITAALSVFIPCAARSTIIFGLVGAYIGGLAAAGLYIFNICIVMILGGILTKFIPEITPGLIMEIPPLRIPTLKNIFLKTWLRLKDFMLVAWPLLVISSIILSLLEYFKMDTILNKIVSPIVSWMLGLPEETGITLVFGILRKELSMIMLFQAMHTTQLNTVMTNVQLIVFTIFTLFYIPCVGTMGVLLRELGARKMILITVLTITVALILSVLSRIILSLII, from the coding sequence GCACCATATTTAACGGTCTTGCAGGATATAAAACAGTTACAGCCAATTTTCCAGGACAGACAGTTAATTATACTGTCAGTACAGTTAAACTCGGAGATGAAGTATTTGAAATAGTTGACCTGCCGGGTATTTATTCTCTTACCGCCATTGATATGGCTGAACTTGAATCAAGAAAATACATTTTATCAGGACAGGCAGATGTTGTTATAAATGTAATTGATGCTTCCACCCTTTCAAGAAGTCTTGAACTCACACTTCAGCTTGCCGAATTACAGGTTCCCATGGTTATCTGTCTTAACATGATGGATGAGGCTCGTAGAAAAGGAATTGAAATAAATAAAGAGAAGCTTTCTCAGATATTTGGAGTGCCTGTTATTGAAACTGTTGCAAATAAAGGAATCGGGCTTGATAAAATATTTAGCTCGGCTAAAGAAGCATATTATAAAAAATTAATTCCTAAAATTCAATTGTTTCATAAAGACATTGAAGAAAAAATTGAAGAAATTGAAAAAATGATGCCTACAGAACTTGTTAAAAATATTCCAGGCCGATACATTTCATTGAAACTTCTTGAAGGAGATCAGGAAATATTTAAAGAAATCAGAAATTATCCTGAATTTTTTAACAAAATTAAACAAATAAGAGAAGAAATCAAAAAAACGCATGGACGACATACAGACAGTGTAATATCTTCTGAAAGGCATGCTCTCACAATGAATATATTTGAGGAAGTGTCAAAAGTTGGAGAACCATCAAAAAGTTTGCGAGAAAATGTGGATGATATTCTTACCAATAAATATTTTGGCTATCCGCTGTTATTAATTATCGTCTTTGGAATATTTTTTATAGTGTTTGAGATAGGCAGGATAGTTGAGGATCCGCTTGTGGGAATTTTTGACTCCATGATTGAGAAATTACCCGGTTTTCTTGAAAATGATTCTTTAATTTTTTTTATTTTTAAAGGATTACTTGAAGGTTTTTCAGGTGGACTTGGTGTTGCCATACCTTATTTGATACCTTTTTTTATCGGGCTCACAATTCTTGAAGACATAGGATATCTCCCACGCATGGCTTTTTTAATGGATACAATTATGCACAGAATCGGACTTCATGGAAAAAGTATTCTCCCGTTTGTTATTTCGTATGGATGCAATGTTCCGGGAGTTATGGGAACAAGAATCCTTGAATCTCCAAGAGATCGATTTATTACAGCAGCCCTTTCTGTTTTTATCCCATGCGCAGCAAGAAGTACTATAATATTTGGACTTGTAGGAGCATATATTGGAGGACTGGCAGCAGCCGGGCTTTATATTTTCAATATATGTATCGTTATGATTCTTGGGGGCATATTAACAAAGTTTATTCCTGAGATAACTCCTGGATTAATAATGGAAATTCCGCCTTTGAGAATTCCAACATTGAAAAATATTTTTTTAAAAACCTGGCTGAGATTGAAGGATTTTATGCTTGTTGCATGGCCTCTTTTGGTGATTAGCAGTATTATTTTGAGTTTGCTTGAATATTTTAAAATGGACACTATATTAAATAAAATAGTCTCTCCAATAGTAAGCTGGATGCTTGGATTACCTGAGGAAACAGGAATTACTCTTGTTTTTGGTATCCTTAGAAAGGAGCTTTCGATGATTATGCTTTTTCAGGCAATGCATACAACTCAGTTAAATACTGTAATGACCAATGTCCAGTTAATTGTTTTTACAATTTTTACACTCTTTTATATTCCCTGCGTTGGAACTATGGGTGTACTTTTAAGAGAATTAGGCGCCAGGAAAATGATATTAATAACTGTATTAACAATCACAGTAGCATTAATCTTATCAGTACTTTCAAGAATAATACTGTCATTGATTATTTGA
- a CDS encoding rubredoxin, with amino-acid sequence MKDNTKDQVYVCGRCGYIYDPKKGDKKGKIPSGVPFEELPEDWVCPLCGASKRWFSQQLG; translated from the coding sequence ATGAAAGATAACACTAAAGATCAGGTTTATGTTTGCGGACGATGTGGATACATCTATGATCCAAAGAAAGGCGATAAAAAGGGCAAAATCCCATCAGGAGTTCCCTTTGAAGAACTTCCAGAAGACTGGGTTTGCCCTCTTTGCGGTGCATCTAAAAGATGGTTTTCACAACAATTAGGGTAG
- a CDS encoding dienelactone hydrolase family protein: MTFKTEASEENQTVLYEVNGEKYESYYLKVSKDALLVFLVHDWNGINDYAMKRAGMLNELGYSVFLIDMYGKGVRAESIEEKMNLTGMLYNDRKKMRQLLSAAYDKARQLGANVQNAVIMGYCFGGTVALEFARTGIDLKSFISFHGGLKTPEGQDYSKTKGEILVFHGSADTMIPIEEFTQLVKELEAFNVNHEMTTYSGAPHAFTVFGTENYREVADKRAWKRLIEYLQEIEKVTS, translated from the coding sequence ATGACATTTAAAACAGAAGCTTCTGAAGAAAATCAAACAGTTTTATATGAAGTTAATGGAGAGAAATACGAATCTTATTATTTAAAGGTGAGCAAAGATGCTCTGCTGGTTTTTCTGGTACATGACTGGAATGGTATTAATGATTATGCAATGAAACGTGCAGGGATGTTAAATGAGCTTGGATACTCTGTTTTTTTGATTGATATGTATGGCAAAGGAGTAAGGGCTGAGAGCATTGAAGAAAAGATGAATTTAACTGGAATGCTTTATAATGACCGTAAAAAAATGAGACAACTTCTTTCTGCAGCTTATGATAAGGCAAGACAACTGGGAGCTAACGTACAAAATGCTGTAATTATGGGTTATTGTTTTGGTGGAACAGTCGCACTTGAATTTGCAAGAACAGGGATAGATTTAAAATCATTCATATCATTTCATGGAGGACTTAAAACTCCTGAAGGTCAGGATTACTCAAAAACAAAAGGAGAAATTTTAGTATTTCATGGAAGTGCAGATACGATGATTCCGATTGAAGAATTTACACAACTGGTAAAGGAGCTTGAAGCTTTTAATGTAAATCATGAGATGACCACTTACAGTGGTGCACCGCATGCATTTACGGTCTTTGGAACTGAAAACTACAGAGAAGTAGCAGATAAAAGGGCATGGAAGAGACTTATAGAGTATTTGCAAGAAATAGAAAAAGTTACTTCATGA
- a CDS encoding 4Fe-4S binding protein has translation MQTKVKKGTIVIDSEKCKGCKYCVLTCPQKCIEISSSFNSSGYFAAKFSNPLNCIGCAMCAVVCPELAIEVFVKD, from the coding sequence ATGCAAACAAAAGTTAAAAAGGGAACAATAGTAATTGATTCAGAAAAATGCAAAGGATGTAAATACTGTGTTTTAACCTGTCCCCAAAAATGTATTGAGATTTCATCAAGCTTTAATTCATCAGGTTATTTTGCTGCTAAATTTTCAAATCCTCTTAATTGCATTGGTTGCGCAATGTGTGCGGTTGTCTGCCCTGAGCTCGCTATAGAAGTTTTTGTAAAAGATTAA
- a CDS encoding ATP-binding protein, with the protein MTILIILPDFLSVDLLIIDEVGFKKIPLSHVDEFFEVVRRRYEASSIILTTNRPFEEWANIFGDAVLASAIVDRLVHHAYIFKINGKSYRIKGFVND; encoded by the coding sequence TTGACAATTCTTATTATACTCCCAGATTTTTTATCTGTTGACTTATTAATAATTGATGAGGTTGGGTTTAAAAAGATACCATTAAGCCATGTAGATGAGTTTTTTGAAGTAGTGAGAAGACGATATGAAGCTTCCTCAATTATACTAACAACAAATAGACCCTTTGAGGAATGGGCCAATATATTTGGTGATGCTGTTCTTGCTTCAGCTATAGTGGATAGGCTTGTTCACCATGCTTATATATTTAAAATTAATGGTAAAAGCTACAGGATTAAAGGATTTGTAAATGATTAA
- the hflX gene encoding GTPase HflX → MAKSLCSISYELNRQIGVLINRSGNITHIIIGSSQSILIPELENFPIGKKPLRGLRYIHTHLNKELPDREDISDLRLLRFDILAVLTNEKGFPEDIHTVYLLPYGKEKQFEVLSSKFNSFRLNFKEFISNLEAEMDRARVIDTMDNRERALLISVSNAPKYILEEHMEELEQLAESTDLIVIDKIIQRVKEINPKYLMGEGKLRELIIKAMDMGVTLLVFDQNLTPSQIRAITDMTEVKVIDRSQLILDIFAKRAHSRDGKVQVELAQLRYMLPRLTGKGTAMSRLAGGIGGRGPGETKLEVDRRRINERIHHLEVELKKLNLARQQRKKRRKELSIPIVSIIGYTNAGKSTLLNALTKSSVFVEDKMFATLDTSSRRLKFPEERELIITDTVGFIRDLPDDLVSAFKATLEELEDASLLIHLVDISNPYFENHIDAVNRILRELGLDTKPVILVFNKADKLTPLEVQQICNRYHAIGISAIDKKTVLPLIDIIQNKIWEEKTFSVVHEY, encoded by the coding sequence TTGGCAAAATCTTTATGCTCTATTTCTTATGAACTTAACAGACAAATTGGAGTATTAATTAACAGGTCAGGCAATATCACTCATATTATAATCGGAAGTTCTCAATCTATTTTAATTCCCGAGCTTGAAAATTTTCCGATTGGGAAAAAGCCTTTGAGAGGCTTGCGATATATTCATACTCATTTAAACAAAGAACTGCCAGATAGAGAAGATATATCTGACTTAAGACTTCTCAGATTTGATATTCTTGCTGTTTTAACCAATGAAAAAGGCTTTCCAGAAGATATTCACACAGTTTATCTCTTACCATATGGCAAAGAAAAACAATTTGAAGTTTTATCTTCGAAATTTAACTCCTTCAGACTAAATTTTAAGGAGTTCATAAGCAATCTTGAAGCAGAAATGGATCGAGCGAGAGTTATAGATACAATGGATAACAGAGAAAGAGCACTGTTAATAAGTGTCTCTAATGCCCCCAAATATATTCTTGAAGAACATATGGAAGAATTAGAACAGCTTGCAGAATCAACAGATTTAATTGTCATAGACAAGATTATTCAAAGAGTAAAAGAAATAAATCCAAAGTATCTAATGGGTGAGGGTAAACTAAGAGAGCTAATTATTAAAGCAATGGATATGGGAGTTACTCTTTTAGTATTTGACCAGAATCTAACTCCTTCTCAGATAAGAGCAATTACTGACATGACAGAGGTAAAGGTAATTGATCGAAGTCAACTAATTCTTGATATTTTTGCTAAAAGAGCACATTCTCGAGATGGAAAAGTGCAGGTGGAACTTGCTCAATTAAGATATATGCTTCCAAGACTTACAGGAAAAGGAACAGCAATGTCAAGGCTTGCTGGAGGAATTGGAGGTAGAGGTCCTGGAGAAACAAAACTAGAAGTGGACCGCAGAAGAATCAATGAAAGAATTCATCATCTTGAGGTCGAACTTAAAAAACTCAACCTAGCAAGACAGCAGAGAAAGAAGAGAAGAAAAGAGCTTTCAATTCCTATTGTTTCAATTATAGGATATACAAACGCTGGTAAATCCACGCTTCTTAATGCTCTTACAAAAAGCTCTGTTTTTGTTGAAGATAAAATGTTTGCAACCCTTGATACATCATCAAGAAGGCTTAAATTTCCCGAAGAAAGAGAGCTTATAATTACTGATACAGTTGGTTTTATAAGAGATCTGCCAGATGACCTTGTTTCTGCGTTTAAAGCAACATTAGAAGAGCTTGAAGATGCATCTTTGCTTATTCATCTTGTTGATATTTCAAATCCTTATTTTGAAAATCATATTGATGCAGTGAACAGAATTTTGAGAGAACTGGGTCTTGATACAAAACCGGTGATCCTTGTTTTCAATAAAGCTGATAAACTGACGCCTTTAGAAGTACAACAAATTTGTAACAGATATCATGCAATAGGCATTTCTGCGATTGATAAGAAGACAGTTTTACCTTTGATAGACATAATTCAGAATAAAATCTGGGAAGAAAAAACATTTTCAGTAGTTCATGAATATTAA
- a CDS encoding desulfoferrodoxin, whose amino-acid sequence MTKKLQIYKCEKCGNIVEVLHEGIGQLVCCEIPMKLMEENTVDASQEKHVPVIERIGENYKVKVGSVPHPMEEKHYIEWIELIVDGKAYREFLRPGQSPEALFRVEGENISAREYCNIHGLWLKQK is encoded by the coding sequence ATGACTAAAAAACTTCAAATCTATAAGTGTGAAAAGTGCGGGAACATTGTAGAAGTGTTACACGAAGGAATAGGTCAACTTGTCTGCTGTGAAATTCCGATGAAGCTTATGGAAGAAAATACAGTTGATGCTTCTCAGGAAAAACATGTTCCTGTAATTGAGAGAATTGGTGAAAATTACAAGGTTAAAGTTGGAAGTGTTCCACATCCAATGGAAGAAAAACATTATATTGAATGGATTGAGCTTATAGTAGATGGAAAGGCTTACAGAGAATTTCTGAGACCTGGTCAGTCACCTGAAGCTCTGTTTAGAGTTGAAGGTGAAAATATCTCTGCAAGAGAATATTGTAATATTCATGGACTATGGTTAAAACAAAAATAA